A portion of the Simkania negevensis Z genome contains these proteins:
- a CDS encoding metal ABC transporter solute-binding protein, Zn/Mn family: protein MKKLFALGALAFLMFVGCSKGPKQNLNQWMAQDGRLKVLSTTAMIEDVVKQVGGEEICSLCLIVGDLDPHSYELIKGDDEKLQTADLIFYNGVGLEHGASIRYYFTHDSKAVAVGDTLLQRFPDRLVRVGGELDPHIWMDMDLFSEIVDPIVVALSEKAPTKKELFQERGHRVKEELKAKDRLFRETMSEVPPEKRFLVTSHDAFHYFTKRYLALEEEEDWERRVQAPEGLAPDGQMSVFDIQKVTDFLCENQVHVVFPESNVSRDSLRKIVHVCKKRGLDVHIADVPLYGDTMAGANSYVEMMEHNVNTLKSHMLREDEQTSSR from the coding sequence ATGAAAAAACTATTTGCCCTAGGCGCTTTGGCTTTTTTGATGTTTGTGGGGTGCTCAAAAGGACCGAAGCAAAATCTTAATCAGTGGATGGCGCAAGATGGACGCTTGAAAGTTCTATCAACGACCGCGATGATTGAAGACGTTGTGAAGCAAGTAGGTGGCGAAGAGATCTGCTCTCTCTGTTTGATTGTGGGGGATCTCGATCCGCATAGCTATGAACTGATTAAGGGAGACGATGAAAAGCTTCAAACAGCAGATTTGATTTTTTATAATGGCGTTGGGTTAGAGCACGGGGCGAGCATTCGGTATTACTTCACACATGATTCCAAAGCTGTTGCAGTAGGTGATACGCTCTTGCAGCGATTTCCTGATAGACTTGTTCGAGTGGGTGGGGAGTTAGATCCACACATTTGGATGGATATGGATCTTTTTTCTGAAATTGTCGATCCGATAGTTGTTGCTTTGAGTGAAAAGGCCCCGACAAAAAAAGAACTTTTTCAAGAAAGGGGACACCGAGTGAAAGAAGAGCTGAAAGCAAAAGACCGTTTGTTTCGTGAAACGATGAGCGAAGTGCCTCCCGAAAAGCGATTTTTGGTCACGAGTCACGACGCGTTTCATTACTTTACTAAGCGGTATTTAGCACTCGAAGAAGAGGAAGATTGGGAAAGACGAGTGCAAGCTCCGGAAGGACTAGCCCCCGATGGACAAATGAGTGTATTCGACATTCAGAAAGTGACTGACTTTTTATGTGAAAATCAGGTGCATGTGGTGTTTCCCGAATCGAATGTGAGCCGTGATTCTCTACGCAAAATTGTCCATGTTTGCAAAAAGAGAGGACTCGATGTTCATATAGCAGATGTGCCACTTTACGGAGATACAATGGCTGGTGCAAACAGTTATGTAGAAATGATGGAACATAATGTAAATACATTAAAATCTCACATGTTGAGGGAAGATGAACAAACCTCTAGTCGTTAA
- a CDS encoding metal ABC transporter ATP-binding protein, which yields MNKPLVVKKLTVSYGHSSALWDIDFAIESGQIIGVIGPNGAGKSTLIKALLGIVKPLSGQALFFGKPFKKNRSRVAYVPQKGSIDWEFPTTVFDVVLMGRYAQLGPLKWYRKSDRAKALDLLCLLQMEELKDRQISQLSGGQQQRLFIARALMQEADLLFLDEPFAGVDKATEALIMEILAQLKKEGKTIVMVHHDLNTVEAYFDSLLILKTSLIACGKTGDVFNADNLNRAYGEKGALFDEALSLSLSKSSGLK from the coding sequence ATGAACAAACCTCTAGTCGTTAAAAAATTGACGGTCAGTTATGGCCACTCTTCAGCTCTTTGGGACATTGACTTTGCAATTGAGTCTGGTCAAATCATTGGAGTGATTGGTCCAAATGGGGCCGGGAAGAGCACTCTTATTAAAGCGTTACTTGGGATCGTTAAACCTCTTTCAGGACAAGCATTATTTTTTGGAAAGCCGTTTAAAAAAAATCGCAGTCGGGTGGCCTATGTGCCTCAAAAAGGATCGATCGATTGGGAATTTCCAACGACAGTTTTTGATGTTGTCCTGATGGGGCGCTATGCTCAGTTGGGACCGTTAAAGTGGTATAGGAAATCAGACCGGGCAAAAGCCTTAGATCTCCTCTGTTTATTGCAAATGGAAGAGCTTAAGGATCGGCAAATTAGTCAACTTTCAGGTGGACAGCAGCAACGGCTGTTTATCGCACGAGCGCTTATGCAAGAAGCCGATCTATTGTTTCTCGATGAACCGTTTGCTGGGGTGGATAAAGCGACTGAAGCTCTCATTATGGAAATTTTGGCGCAGCTGAAAAAAGAAGGAAAAACAATTGTAATGGTTCACCATGACTTAAACACTGTCGAAGCGTATTTTGATTCTTTATTGATCTTAAAAACGAGTCTCATTGCCTGTGGAAAGACAGGAGATGTTTTCAATGCCGACAATTTGAATCGGGCTTATGGAGAAAAAGGAGCTCTGTTTGATGAAGCTCTTAGCCTCTCTCTAAGCAAGTCTTCGGGGTTGAAATGA
- a CDS encoding metal ABC transporter permease — MKSLSFWQFFTDPILRAPTLGAMLMCLASSLIGVLSFVRRRSLLGEALAHATYPGVVVGILLAAVFFEPSNPLAFFCVLFGAFLFAWLGLFCIGKLEKKLRLHPDAALCLVLSLFLGAGVTLASRVQMTHPVWYQQIQVFLFGQAATMGDQHIGIYALLSLCIMSFVIFRFRQIELMQFDREFMQSLGIPMKGCHILTSFLLILALVIGIRSVGVVLMSGMLIAPAAFARQWTERLGKMFVISGVVGTMSGFLGVYLSVKLPLLIDIEHPLSLPTGPMILLVAVTFTFLSLLFSPKRGWVSRAVRIRSFRLQRQVDHILKALWKRGTLSFKELQHEMGVSNFSLSYLLYLIRKEGWAEGSRVVVLTGEGTRRGARLVRLHRLWELYLTSELKVCEDRVHFSAEEMEHILTPEIEERLTRVLKNPTQDPHQQPIPTREEI; from the coding sequence ATGAAATCACTTTCGTTTTGGCAATTTTTTACCGATCCTATTTTGCGAGCACCCACACTCGGTGCGATGCTCATGTGTTTAGCCTCGTCACTGATTGGAGTGCTCTCTTTTGTCCGCCGTCGTTCCTTGCTTGGTGAAGCGTTAGCACATGCGACCTACCCTGGAGTGGTCGTGGGAATTTTGCTCGCTGCAGTGTTTTTTGAACCTTCAAATCCTCTCGCGTTTTTTTGCGTCTTATTTGGGGCCTTTCTCTTTGCATGGTTAGGACTTTTTTGCATTGGTAAATTAGAAAAAAAGTTGCGACTACATCCAGATGCGGCGCTTTGTCTTGTCCTCTCTCTCTTTTTAGGAGCAGGGGTGACATTGGCGAGTCGAGTCCAAATGACCCATCCCGTCTGGTACCAACAAATTCAGGTGTTTCTCTTTGGACAAGCTGCGACTATGGGAGATCAACATATTGGGATTTATGCCCTTCTTTCTCTTTGTATCATGAGCTTTGTGATTTTCCGTTTTCGGCAAATTGAGTTGATGCAATTTGATCGAGAGTTCATGCAAAGTCTTGGTATCCCAATGAAAGGATGTCACATTTTAACTTCTTTTTTACTCATTTTGGCGCTGGTGATTGGGATACGAAGTGTTGGAGTGGTCCTGATGTCAGGCATGTTGATTGCTCCAGCTGCTTTTGCTAGGCAATGGACAGAAAGGCTCGGGAAAATGTTTGTCATTTCTGGTGTTGTTGGCACGATGAGTGGCTTTTTAGGAGTTTATCTTTCTGTAAAATTGCCTCTTCTTATTGATATAGAGCATCCACTTTCTCTCCCAACTGGACCGATGATTTTACTTGTTGCAGTGACATTTACGTTTTTGTCATTGCTCTTTTCTCCGAAACGGGGTTGGGTATCGCGTGCAGTCCGCATTCGCAGCTTTCGCTTGCAGCGGCAAGTTGACCATATTCTTAAAGCTCTTTGGAAGCGAGGAACCCTTTCTTTTAAAGAATTGCAACATGAAATGGGAGTGTCTAACTTTTCTCTTTCTTATCTGCTCTATCTCATCCGAAAAGAAGGGTGGGCAGAAGGAAGTCGCGTTGTGGTATTAACCGGCGAAGGAACACGTCGAGGAGCACGGTTGGTTCGCCTCCATCGTCTGTGGGAACTTTACCTCACTTCAGAGCTTAAAGTGTGTGAAGATCGGGTCCACTTTAGCGCAGAAGAAATGGAACATATTTTAACTCCCGAAATAGAAGAGAGGTTAACTCGCGTTCTCAAAAATCCAACGCAAGATCCGCACCAACAACCTATCCCAACAAGAGAGGAAATTTGA
- a CDS encoding metal ABC transporter permease, with the protein MNPYWGKGFGGFFMTLFERMGQALRGNLGMQNLASDEIQILVLVLIACSSALVGTFLVLRRMTMLANSLSHTILLGIVVTFLLVRHAGGSVMTLDFQTLVIAALVTGFLTTFVTEWFHKGLRLQEDASIGLVFTTFFALGIVGVTLFSRNAHLGVETIMGNVDALHLHDVRLAFYLFLFNLGLILVFFKRFALMTFDSVLARNFGVPVVLLNHLLMVQAAATAIGAFRALGVFLFLALLVVPVLTARFFCHRLKPLLVVSCLIGSLGAVIAVAFSRHFLSVYQVSFSTAGLTAMTLGGLFLIGITLRYVLLSLKKSRNISHEKETNRLTRKHRLHRTEHS; encoded by the coding sequence ATGAATCCATATTGGGGTAAAGGTTTTGGCGGTTTTTTTATGACCCTTTTCGAAAGAATGGGGCAAGCCTTACGCGGCAACTTGGGAATGCAAAATTTGGCGAGTGATGAAATTCAAATTCTAGTTTTGGTTTTGATTGCTTGTTCTTCTGCCTTAGTGGGGACTTTTCTTGTCTTACGTCGTATGACGATGCTGGCCAACTCCCTCTCACATACGATTCTACTTGGAATTGTTGTGACTTTTTTGTTAGTCCGGCATGCAGGTGGGTCCGTGATGACACTCGACTTCCAAACTCTTGTCATCGCCGCACTTGTCACGGGATTTCTGACGACTTTTGTCACTGAATGGTTTCACAAAGGCTTGCGATTGCAAGAAGATGCTAGCATTGGACTTGTTTTCACGACGTTTTTCGCTTTGGGAATTGTGGGGGTCACTCTCTTTTCTAGAAATGCCCATTTAGGAGTCGAAACGATTATGGGAAATGTTGATGCGCTGCATCTTCATGATGTCAGGTTAGCTTTTTACCTCTTTCTCTTCAATTTGGGCTTAATTTTGGTGTTTTTTAAGCGGTTTGCTTTGATGACATTTGACTCTGTATTAGCTCGCAATTTTGGCGTGCCGGTTGTCTTATTAAATCACTTGCTCATGGTACAAGCTGCAGCAACGGCCATTGGGGCGTTTCGAGCCCTTGGAGTGTTTCTCTTTTTGGCCCTCCTTGTTGTTCCTGTTTTAACAGCTCGGTTCTTTTGCCATCGCCTTAAACCGCTGCTAGTTGTTTCTTGCCTCATTGGATCGCTTGGAGCTGTGATTGCTGTGGCTTTCTCTCGCCATTTTCTCTCAGTTTATCAAGTTTCTTTTTCAACAGCAGGGCTCACAGCGATGACCCTGGGTGGGCTGTTTTTGATTGGCATTACCCTCCGCTATGTGCTACTATCACTAAAGAAAAGTAGAAATATCTCTCATGAAAAAGAAACAAATCGCCTTACTCGGAAGCACCGGCTCCATAGGACAGAGCACTCTTAA
- a CDS encoding 1-deoxy-D-xylulose-5-phosphate reductoisomerase, producing the protein MKKKQIALLGSTGSIGQSTLKVAAHLKDKIQVVALAAHSNIDRLEEQARMFHPEVLAVYDVNKALELEKRIPHIPVLAGMAGLEAVATHTNVNFVVSAIVGAKGIRPTLKAIEAGKSVGLANKEVLIAAGDLIMKRVREKGVSLVPIDSEHSAIFQCLNGEETEGVRRIILTASGGPFRNYSKEKLTQVTPSCALKHPNWSMGKKVTIDSSTLMNKGLEVIEAHHLFGVNLDQIDVVVHPQSLIHSFVEFVDGSLLAQMAEHDMIIPIQYALTYPSRAKGIVSCFDFLKYSKLEFYHPDHARFPCLGLAYEAARNGGSLPCFMNAVNEVLVDRFLNGAIAWIEIGQKLETLMSRHRICPINDLETIFAVDQEARKEAISI; encoded by the coding sequence ATGAAAAAGAAACAAATCGCCTTACTCGGAAGCACCGGCTCCATAGGACAGAGCACTCTTAAAGTCGCCGCTCACCTCAAAGACAAAATTCAGGTTGTCGCACTTGCTGCCCATTCGAATATTGATCGCTTAGAAGAGCAAGCTCGCATGTTTCATCCTGAGGTTCTTGCTGTTTATGATGTAAACAAAGCTTTAGAGCTTGAAAAGAGGATTCCCCATATTCCCGTTTTAGCGGGAATGGCAGGACTCGAAGCTGTAGCAACTCATACAAATGTCAACTTTGTCGTATCAGCAATTGTTGGAGCCAAAGGGATTCGGCCCACTTTGAAAGCGATTGAAGCTGGCAAGTCAGTGGGTTTGGCTAATAAAGAGGTGCTGATTGCTGCAGGAGATCTTATCATGAAACGGGTGCGAGAAAAAGGTGTTTCTCTTGTTCCAATCGATAGTGAGCACAGTGCGATTTTCCAATGTCTCAATGGAGAAGAAACCGAGGGGGTCAGACGGATTATTCTGACAGCATCAGGAGGACCCTTTCGTAATTATTCAAAAGAAAAATTGACCCAAGTGACCCCTTCTTGTGCTCTCAAACATCCCAACTGGAGCATGGGGAAAAAAGTCACTATCGACTCTTCCACTTTGATGAACAAAGGGCTAGAGGTGATCGAAGCTCACCACCTTTTTGGGGTGAATCTCGACCAAATTGATGTGGTAGTCCATCCTCAAAGTTTAATTCATAGTTTTGTCGAGTTTGTCGATGGATCGCTCCTTGCTCAAATGGCAGAACACGACATGATCATTCCCATTCAGTACGCTTTGACTTATCCGAGCCGCGCAAAAGGAATTGTCTCTTGTTTCGATTTTCTCAAGTATTCTAAACTAGAATTTTATCATCCGGATCATGCCCGGTTTCCCTGTTTGGGATTAGCTTACGAAGCAGCAAGAAATGGGGGGTCTTTGCCCTGTTTTATGAATGCTGTCAATGAAGTCCTCGTCGATCGCTTTTTAAACGGTGCGATTGCGTGGATAGAGATTGGGCAAAAGCTCGAAACGCTGATGAGTCGACATCGAATCTGTCCAATCAATGATTTAGAAACCATCTTCGCTGTGGATCAAGAAGCCCGCAAAGAAGCAATAAGCATATAG
- a CDS encoding site-2 protease family protein has protein sequence MHSVIYIILALLGLTFLVFIHELGHYIVAKRQGMKIETFSIGFGKPIVSWMSKGVKWQICFILVGGYVKIAGMDKEGELEPHEVPEGFYSKKPYSRIKVALAGPVVNLVFALVAFGIIWGLGGREKSFSEFTRLIGLMDPQSELYANGVRAGDEITEYNGESFEGFKDLIYAALKNGHPATIEGNKINYFKDLKTPYDYTVKPYESPLVRKGLKTVGILAPASYLIYDEIANAQTDSLFPHSPMAVSGIEKGDHLVWVDGELVFSQSQLIQVLNSGKVLLTVKRGGQVFLAKVPRLDAVDLRLTREEAIELRDWSYEANLHKKEGTLYFIPYNLSSNLTVENGLSFVGENSKLTHVSNLPPSSPLDGVLEVGDQILAVDGTPVSTGPEFLSSIQTRQVQLIVKRNTKLGKILWKDEDKAFENDTNWDDLLPIATSIGSSTPLRENGNFYLLNPVTPIALKDFPFPAEMKAKLDQEYQKQLAEVEKISDPETKDAVMKEIQASQNRLMLGVHFQDRLVIYNPNPFALFGNVFQEIANSLIALIAGPLSPKQLDFGGPILIVQIMQHSWAVGIKEALFWLGAISLNLGVLNLLPLPVLDGGHICFSIIEKIRRKPLKAKTMQRLTIPFVILLIFVFIYLTYNDLTRIFGRFF, from the coding sequence GTGCATAGTGTGATTTACATCATTTTAGCTCTACTTGGTTTAACCTTTCTCGTTTTCATTCATGAACTCGGGCACTATATTGTGGCCAAACGGCAAGGAATGAAAATCGAAACGTTCAGTATTGGTTTTGGGAAACCCATCGTGTCTTGGATGAGCAAAGGAGTGAAATGGCAAATCTGTTTCATTCTCGTGGGAGGGTATGTCAAAATTGCTGGCATGGATAAAGAAGGAGAGTTAGAACCTCACGAAGTTCCTGAAGGTTTTTACTCCAAAAAGCCCTACTCACGCATCAAAGTTGCTTTAGCAGGACCTGTTGTCAACCTTGTCTTTGCCCTTGTTGCTTTTGGAATCATTTGGGGTCTCGGTGGTCGCGAAAAATCATTTAGTGAATTTACCCGCTTGATTGGCCTCATGGATCCTCAATCCGAGCTCTATGCCAATGGGGTTCGTGCAGGAGATGAAATCACTGAATACAATGGGGAATCTTTTGAAGGATTCAAAGACCTCATTTATGCCGCACTTAAGAATGGACATCCTGCGACGATCGAAGGAAACAAGATCAATTACTTCAAAGACCTCAAAACCCCTTACGACTACACTGTAAAGCCCTATGAAAGTCCTTTAGTTCGCAAAGGGTTGAAAACTGTGGGGATATTGGCCCCAGCGTCTTATCTTATCTACGATGAAATTGCCAATGCACAAACCGATTCTCTTTTTCCCCATTCCCCTATGGCCGTCAGTGGTATTGAAAAAGGGGACCACCTCGTTTGGGTCGATGGAGAACTTGTCTTTTCTCAAAGTCAGCTGATCCAAGTGTTAAATAGTGGTAAGGTTCTCTTGACAGTTAAGAGAGGGGGGCAAGTTTTTTTAGCAAAAGTTCCCCGTCTTGATGCAGTAGACCTGCGATTGACGCGAGAAGAAGCAATAGAGCTGAGGGACTGGAGCTATGAAGCTAACCTCCATAAAAAAGAAGGAACTCTCTACTTTATCCCCTATAACCTTTCTAGCAATCTTACCGTTGAAAATGGCCTTTCGTTTGTGGGAGAGAACTCTAAATTGACCCATGTCTCTAATCTTCCTCCAAGTTCTCCTTTAGATGGTGTGCTTGAAGTCGGAGATCAGATCCTTGCAGTAGATGGGACACCTGTTTCAACGGGCCCTGAGTTTTTAAGTTCTATTCAAACACGTCAAGTGCAACTCATTGTTAAAAGGAACACCAAACTGGGAAAAATTCTCTGGAAAGACGAAGACAAAGCGTTTGAAAACGACACAAATTGGGATGATCTCCTCCCGATTGCTACTTCTATTGGATCCTCTACACCTCTTCGTGAGAATGGAAACTTTTACCTCCTTAATCCCGTCACACCGATTGCTCTGAAAGATTTTCCTTTTCCCGCTGAAATGAAAGCAAAACTCGATCAGGAGTATCAAAAACAACTCGCTGAAGTGGAGAAAATCAGTGATCCTGAAACAAAGGATGCTGTTATGAAAGAAATTCAAGCGTCTCAAAACCGTTTGATGCTTGGCGTTCACTTTCAAGACCGCCTAGTCATTTACAATCCCAATCCTTTTGCTCTTTTTGGGAATGTTTTCCAAGAAATCGCGAATAGTTTAATAGCTCTTATTGCAGGCCCATTAAGCCCAAAGCAACTTGATTTTGGTGGTCCGATTCTGATTGTTCAGATTATGCAACATAGTTGGGCAGTGGGGATTAAAGAAGCTCTATTTTGGCTCGGCGCCATCAGTCTTAACCTTGGTGTACTAAACCTTCTTCCTCTTCCAGTTCTTGATGGGGGACATATCTGTTTTTCGATTATTGAAAAAATTCGAAGAAAGCCCCTCAAAGCAAAAACTATGCAACGGCTCACTATTCCGTTTGTAATCTTGCTTATTTTTGTGTTCATTTACTTAACTTATAATGATCTGACCCGCATTTTTGGGCGTTTTTTTTAG